The Echinicola rosea genome has a segment encoding these proteins:
- a CDS encoding flavin reductase family protein → MIKTIDPKKVSVAAFHSHMLGAIAPRPIAFVSSMDSAGQVNLSPFSFFNAFGSNPPVVVFSPSRRVRDNTTKHTLENVREVPEVVINIVNYAMVQQMSLASTEYEKGINEFVKAGLTEARSVAVRPPRVEEAPVAFECKVIDVVSIGEEGGAANLVICEILLAHVDEAILNEEGEIAPAKLDTVARMGGDWYCRASGDALFKVKKPVKTKGLGIDQLPKNVRLSVVLTGNDLGKLGNVEALPEEGAVQDYATRPEIKEMLVRFQNDRESLVFHFHEHARELLKEDKVEEAWLVLSQIE, encoded by the coding sequence ATGATAAAAACAATAGATCCAAAAAAAGTTTCTGTGGCCGCGTTTCACAGCCACATGCTGGGTGCCATCGCTCCTCGCCCCATTGCCTTTGTGAGCAGTATGGACAGTGCTGGCCAGGTCAACCTGAGCCCGTTCAGCTTTTTTAATGCCTTTGGTTCGAATCCTCCCGTGGTGGTGTTTTCCCCATCCAGAAGGGTTCGGGACAATACTACCAAACACACCTTGGAAAACGTGAGGGAAGTGCCTGAAGTGGTCATTAATATCGTCAACTATGCGATGGTCCAGCAAATGTCTTTGGCCAGCACGGAATATGAAAAGGGGATCAATGAATTTGTGAAAGCTGGGCTGACCGAAGCAAGATCCGTCGCCGTAAGACCTCCCCGGGTCGAGGAGGCACCAGTTGCCTTTGAATGTAAAGTAATCGATGTTGTGTCGATTGGGGAGGAGGGCGGTGCGGCCAATTTGGTGATTTGTGAGATTCTTCTGGCGCATGTTGATGAGGCTATTCTGAATGAAGAAGGGGAGATTGCCCCTGCCAAATTGGATACGGTGGCCAGGATGGGGGGAGATTGGTATTGCAGGGCCAGTGGCGATGCGCTTTTCAAAGTCAAAAAACCTGTCAAAACAAAGGGCTTAGGGATCGACCAGCTTCCGAAAAATGTACGACTGAGTGTGGTCTTGACAGGGAATGACCTGGGGAAGCTGGGGAATGTAGAAGCTCTTCCTGAAGAGGGGGCTGTCCAAGATTACGCTACGCGGCCAGAAATTAAGGAGATGTTGGTCAGGTTTCAAAATGACAGAGAGAGCTTGGTCTTTCATTTCCATGAGCATGCCAGAGAACTGCTGAAAGAAGACAAGGTTGAAGAAGCTTGGTTGGTGTTGTCGCAGATAGAGTAG
- a CDS encoding 7TM diverse intracellular signaling domain-containing protein has protein sequence MKRILLKLFLLILVIMSGIRLVHAQRISGSSTLTIDDNLDERIFSISQLEFFEDSTNMLEFSDIVQPDFQDNFKIRPSFNKNKFNIDNTYWVKLSIDKTPKSSKKWLMEFYDQTIDVVEVYVPNNEGGHDKILMGDAIPFGSRNFKHKNFELLINNTSEGISNYYVKIQSHQKADIRIAIRSVNRFIYYALNEYFAYGVFYGMILIIGLYNLLVYTVIRETKYLYYTFYLISVGIYALSVDGIAFQYLWPNSPEWNQIANGVFSFSIVLWAILFSIKFLNTRFRSPSIHKVLITILVIKSVIFLIALFWDPKLFEIRYYDIIPFFFIFFASIYIWSRGYKVARFFVIAYGVLFIGVVVKVLVNAAIIPHMTLVYYSLHLAFLVEMLLLTFALGDRIQILKDNRDRAMRRTIRQMEDNFALKEKVNRELEIKVSERTKELAHKNKLLEEYNQQLTEKDEEIKRINSLLDRDNWKLKSSIKESFQARLSNKLLSFEEFQRIFPDQSACLRYLEEFKWGQGYECRQCGNHKSSKGPKLFTRRCSKCGHIDSVTAGTIFHGVKFPLEKAFYITYELIANTEKRTLEQLAELLELRKNTVWNFRKKTRQNIEAHNIQNPHWNDILIMAEEKVNGKK, from the coding sequence ATGAAGCGCATCCTTTTAAAGCTGTTCTTACTGATCTTGGTCATCATGTCTGGTATTCGCCTTGTCCATGCGCAGCGAATATCCGGCAGCTCTACCTTAACAATAGACGATAACCTGGACGAACGTATTTTTTCTATCTCCCAGCTGGAATTTTTCGAGGACTCCACCAATATGCTGGAATTCAGCGATATTGTCCAGCCTGATTTTCAAGACAACTTCAAAATCCGCCCCTCTTTTAACAAGAATAAATTCAACATTGACAATACCTATTGGGTGAAGCTCTCCATAGACAAAACTCCAAAAAGCTCGAAAAAATGGCTAATGGAATTCTATGACCAGACGATCGATGTGGTGGAGGTATATGTCCCAAATAATGAAGGAGGACACGACAAGATACTTATGGGGGATGCCATCCCTTTTGGTTCCAGGAATTTCAAGCATAAGAACTTTGAACTGTTAATCAATAATACCAGTGAAGGGATCAGCAACTATTACGTCAAAATCCAGTCCCACCAAAAAGCGGATATACGCATCGCCATCCGCTCTGTCAATCGCTTTATCTATTATGCCCTAAACGAATATTTTGCATACGGAGTCTTTTACGGCATGATCCTGATCATTGGTCTTTATAACCTGCTAGTCTATACGGTGATTCGAGAGACCAAATACCTCTATTACACCTTCTATCTCATCAGCGTGGGCATATATGCCCTTAGTGTAGATGGCATCGCGTTCCAGTATTTATGGCCCAATTCACCCGAATGGAACCAAATCGCCAATGGTGTCTTTAGCTTCTCCATCGTCCTTTGGGCGATCCTGTTCTCGATCAAGTTTCTAAATACACGGTTCAGGTCCCCTAGCATCCACAAAGTCCTGATCACCATATTGGTGATCAAATCGGTTATTTTCCTCATTGCCCTGTTTTGGGATCCTAAGCTATTTGAGATCAGGTACTATGACATCATTCCCTTCTTTTTTATCTTCTTTGCAAGCATTTACATCTGGTCCAGAGGATATAAAGTAGCCCGGTTTTTCGTGATTGCCTATGGTGTGCTATTTATCGGGGTAGTAGTCAAAGTATTGGTCAATGCCGCCATTATCCCCCATATGACACTGGTCTATTATAGCCTCCACTTGGCATTTCTAGTGGAGATGCTATTGCTGACATTTGCCTTGGGAGACCGCATCCAAATCCTAAAGGACAATAGGGACCGGGCAATGCGCAGAACCATCCGGCAAATGGAAGATAACTTTGCCCTCAAAGAAAAAGTCAATCGGGAATTGGAGATCAAAGTAAGCGAAAGGACCAAAGAGCTGGCACATAAAAACAAGCTTTTGGAAGAATACAACCAACAGCTGACCGAAAAAGATGAAGAAATCAAGCGCATCAATTCCCTCTTGGATAGGGACAACTGGAAACTGAAAAGCAGTATCAAGGAATCCTTCCAGGCAAGACTTAGCAACAAACTCCTTTCTTTTGAGGAATTTCAGCGCATCTTCCCTGATCAATCTGCCTGCCTACGCTATCTGGAAGAATTCAAATGGGGGCAAGGTTATGAATGCAGGCAATGTGGAAACCATAAAAGCTCCAAAGGCCCCAAACTCTTCACCAGAAGATGCTCTAAATGTGGTCATATTGATTCGGTCACCGCTGGTACCATTTTTCACGGCGTCAAATTCCCGCTCGAAAAAGCATTCTATATCACTTATGAGCTGATTGCAAACACGGAAAAAAGAACATTGGAACAATTGGCAGAATTGCTGGAACTTCGCAAAAACACAGTTTGGAATTTCCGAAAAAAGACCCGCCAAAACATCGAAGCCCACAATATCCAAAACCCACATTGGAATGATATCCTGATCATGGCTGAGGAAAAAGTAAACGGGAAGAAATAA